The following is a genomic window from Miltoncostaea oceani.
CGCTGAACATGGCGGCGACGAACGGCATCGCCGCCCACGAGCAGGGGCTCGCCGGCGGCCTCGTGAACACGTCGTTCCAGTTCGGCGGGGCGCTCGTGCTCGCCGTCGTCACCGCCGTCGATGCCGCCGCCGCCGGACCGGGGGGATCACCCGCCGACGTCATGCAGGGGTACCGCGCGGCGATCGTGGTGTCGCTCGCCGCCGCCGTCCTCGGCGTCGTCGCCACCGTCGCGCGACGGCGCGACCGCGCCCCCCGCGTCGTGGGCGAGCCGGTCGAGGGGTGACGCACGCGGGGCGGGGCCGCACGGCCCCGCCCCGCGACGATCAGGAGGAGTGGCGCCCCGCCACCGCGAGGCGGTTCTCGGCGCGACGGCGCGCGCTCTCCGCCGAGATCCGGGCGACCTCGTCATCACCGGCCTCTGCGAGGGCGGCGTCGGCCCGCTCCAGCGCGGCCTGCGCACGGGGGACGTCGATGTCCTCCGCCCGCTCCGCCTGCTCCACGAGCACGAGGACCCGGTTCTCCTCGACCGCGAGGTAGCCGGTGGTCGTCGCGTAGACGATGACCGTCTCGTCGAGCAGCGTCAGACGCGTCTCGCCGGTGCGCAGGAACGCGATGAACGGCGTGTGCCGCGGCAGGATGCCGACCTCGCCCTCCACGCTCGGCGCCACGATCATGTACGCGTCCTCCGCGAAGACCGGCCC
Proteins encoded in this region:
- the atpC gene encoding ATP synthase F1 subunit epsilon translates to MSTATGTERHHIAVQLLTPEGPVFAEDAYMIVAPSVEGEVGILPRHTPFIAFLRTGETRLTLLDETVIVYATTTGYLAVEENRVLVLVEQAERAEDIDVPRAQAALERADAALAEAGDDEVARISAESARRRAENRLAVAGRHSS